Genomic DNA from Gorilla gorilla gorilla isolate KB3781 chromosome 13, NHGRI_mGorGor1-v2.1_pri, whole genome shotgun sequence:
TCAGTGAGGAGGCATTGCGCAAGTTCAGGACTGAGACGACAAGGGCCAGAATCAAGACATTGGTAGAGGGAatgaagaaggaggagggaaCAGACAAGTTGTTAGGCAGTATTATCAACAAAGCTTGGTGGCTGGTTGGATATGGAATGAGAAGGAGAGGAAATATTTGGGATTATGATTCAGGAGTTTCTATCTTATGTGGCACCTGGATAGGTGTTCGTGCTGAGAGGTACAGGGAAAGAAGTAGAAATGGAGAGGATGGTGGATGGGCCTTGATTTTTAGACTTGCTAAGTTCAAGATGACTGTGTAACCTCAAACTGTGGAGCAGTCTGCCCATCATTCACACATGTGTCTTCATCTTAGGAGAGAAGGAAAGTGAAGATAAAATACATGTGAGTTTACTTACAATTGGATCTGAAAAATGGAGTGGTTAAGGTTGCCCAGGGTAAGCCTGGGAGATGAAGAAGAGGAAAGGGCCAAGGTAAGAGAAACCCTAAGAAATGGTAATATTTAAGGAGCGGGCAGAGGATAAACAGCCCATGGAGATTTACAAGGCATGGCCAGAAGGTAAAAGAGCTGCTCTATAGTGCAAAGGAAGCACTAATATACTTTGTTTTTTCTCTACTTCAGGAGAAGTTTCGGTGTCCGACATCCCTGTCTGTTGTTAAAGACAGAAACCTAACTGAGAACCaagaagaggatgatgatgatgtctTTGATCCCCCAGTAGATCTGTCTTCGGATGAAGAATATTATGTTGAAGAAAGCAGATCTGCCAGGCTTAGGAAGTCAGGCAAGGAGCGCATTGATAATATCAAGAAGgcattttccaaagaaaacatgCAGAAGACACGGCAGAATCTTGACAAGAAAGTGAACAGAATTAGAACTAGAATAGTGACCccggagaggagagagaggctaAGGCAGTCAGGAGAGAGGCTGAGACAGTCAGGGGAGAGGCTGAGACAGTCAGGGGAGAGGTTTAAGAAATCTATTTCTAATGCAGCTCCCTCAAAGGAAGCTTTTAAGATGCGCAGCCTCAGGAAAGGTAAGGACCGAACAGTGGCTGAAGGTGAGGAATGTGCCAGGGAGATGGGCGTGGACATCACTGCCAGGAGCGAGTCTCTGGGCCCCATCAGTGAGCTCTACTCTGATGAGCTCAGTGAACCAGAACACGAGGCAGCCAGGCCGGTGTATCCTCCCCATGAAGGAAGGGAAATCCCCACCCCCGAGCCtttaaaagttacttttaaaTCTCAGGTGAAAGTAGAGGATGATGAATCTCTTTTGTTAGATTTAAAGCACTCATCGTAAAGAGGAATTAAGTATATCCTAAATATGAATCTCCTAATCATGCAGTTTTAGTTTGAATAGTGTAGTCATCTACATTTCTGTGCCATGTAGGAAAAcataaatgtatgtttttttcttatatttaaaatcttgaagataatataaatattattgtcACTCTTTCTCACGGCAGCTGTGGATTTTTTAGTTCCTTTCTCTTGTCCACCAGAAAAATAGTTTCCTAGGTTGGGCCAGTTACGTGTTTGGTAAGGGCAACTTTGCGGCCATCATTTGCAAGAGAACTCTAAATATTGGTTAGGATTAATATTGTGGCCAGCCTCAAAGGGGAATAATTCATGTGTGGGTTATATCGTCCAATGTTCAGATCAACAGATGTGTTAGTAAATTAGCAGTCACACCCCTTTTTTGAtgctttcacattaaaaaattgaaGTTTTGGACTTGAGCATTTGGCTCTAGTATCATAGCTTTACTTATAAGAAAACCCTGGGCAAGTCATCTGCTTATTCTCATCAGTAAAAATGGAGAGGGTTGGCCTCTGCTGCCCGCCTCAGAGGACTGTTGTGATGATCAAAGGAAATGGTACACATTCTGGGGGAACAAGAAGCACGCCCAGAGAAAACAAGCCTCACCAGTTCCTCCAAAACAGAATTGAAAGAGTTACACCTTCTGAAAAAGCCCTCAGCACCAATCAATAAGGTCCTAGGTTGGAGAGAAACTAAAGCTGGTCTTCAGAAGCCTTTTCACAGAATCAAGagtgaaaaataagtaaatgtttgGGTGACCACTTTTTCATCAGACTAACTAAATCTTGGGTTTTAGTTGGGTCTCAAAATGTTCCCCGGCCAGAccctttctaatttccttttgatTAAGATCTTTGGTGGACTATAGCACTACATTTGTTTAAGCAGTATGAGGCATAAAATTGTGACTGTGTTTCTAAAGTTGGCCCTGATGCATTGGGTTTGGAAATGACCACAAATATTCCTGTTTTCCTGAGTGTACCCTTCAGGGTCCAGCTGTCCAAAACAGTGTTGATAGGAGTTCATCATAGCTGCTTTGGGAGGAAGCCAGATTCCCCTTATCTTTTAGCTTTAGATCGTGGAATCCAGGAAGTAGAACAATGTCTATTGTTGCTAAAGAAAGAAatgggccgggtgtgatggctcacggggagtaatcccagcattttgcgaggccgaggtgggtgaatcacctgaggtcagaagttcacgaccagcctgaccaacatggcgaaaccctgactctactgaaaatacaaaaattagctgggcgtggtggcatgcgcctgtccgagctactcaggaggctgagacaggagaattgcttgaacccaggaggcagaggttgcagtgagccgagattgtgccactgcactcaagcctgggcgacagagcaatactctgtctcaaaaaaaaagaaaaaaagaaaagaaagaaatggtagtACTGATTCTGTACTTGAAGGATGTTTAATGTAGCATGGTGTTGTAATAGAGAAGAAATGATGAAATTGTTGAATTTGAAGAGTTGGGGCAACGATCAGCTATCCcactttttttctcactttcagATCAGTTTTTGGATAATCATATGGTAGTTAAAATAATaagtgtacacatatacacacaggcaTACATAAATCGGCTTTAAAATATTTGACTCAGTTACTCAGATGTTTGGGTTTGGGAGTCTGATTCAGCATCATTTCCTCTTCACCCTGCATGAATACATAAAATCATATATCGTTCATGTTGTTACCTTTTTATATTGAAAACTAAAGTGTATACAACATTGGATAACACtttcaaatgaataattttaaaatgtttttatgacattttggaaatatCTTGAGTGCCTAATCACATATTTTCTTAAGAACCataataaatttgaatttaagaaaACGTTATTACAACATTTGATGTTAGTgtcctataaatatttttactaataaTGCAAACAGTGAATGTAAAGAAGTtacaagctttttcttttttctagcccTATGCAGAATAAATATCAGTTGGcctgaaatatttttctgcaaACATCACTGTCATGGAATTTTTGTAAAGTCAGTTTGCTTACTGATTCATATATAACCAGACTTGACATTTTATGGAACATTTCACATATAGCTGTATTTGAATTTTGATGAGGAAGGAGTTATAACCTGGTCAGCTCTTCATCATGGTAGACTTTGTGCAACCCCAAAACACTAAACAGTTTCATGTCCCTGGAGGTTTATTGTAACCTTGTACTGCTTTCTTGGTACTAGGATTTTCCCTCcatgtttctctgtttctctacATTTCCTCCCATATTTGGGACATTCCAAATGCTACATTCATAATTTATTATTCCTTTAACTTAATTTTCTTGGTATAAAAATAATGGGCTGCAAAGTCACACGTCCCGTTTGACATAAGGAATATTCTAGTCAGTGttcctatttttaaagtttcagataACAGGGACAAATTATTTTACCTATTCATatgtattttagaaattatacatACCAGGTTTTAAACAGTGTATTCAAATAAAACCATTGGCAAGATTCCTTGCTCTGAGACAGAACAGTGTAGCATCTATAGACACCAGGGGGCATGGAGCCACTCAGGCTCTTCTGCAGAGTAGACAGGATAGAGTAGGGGGGTGCAAGTCTGTCTCTGGCACGCGATGATCCAGGTCTTTCCTCTGAGTGGGTGATAGCCTGATTGTAGCTTACAGGTTAGAGAAGCAGGGCAAACAACAAAGTACATGAAAAttcaaggccgggtgtggtagtgcatgcctgtaatcccagtgctatgggaggccaagtcgggaggatcacttaagttcaaaaccagcctggccaacatggtgaaaccctgtctctgctaaaaatacaaaaattagctgggtgtggtggtgtgcatctgtaatcccagctacttgggaggctgaggcaggagaatcacttgaacccgagaggtggaggtcgcagcaagccgaggtcacgccactgcactccagcctgggcaacagagcaagactccttctcaaaaaagaaagaaaagtacattCAGCTTGCTGAAAGTGTacttgtggggtgtgtgtgtgtgtgtgtgtgtgtgtgtgtgtgtgtgtgtgaattcccCGAAGCCtccataaattaaaaatacaaatcgagataaaaatacaaaacattttgatttcattCTTTGCCTTCTATGCACATTAAAGGGTTTGGTTTAGACCAAGACCTGCAGTTCATTGTGATTCTATCAGCCAAAAAGCATGAGTCATGTTATGTAAAATATTCCACAGAACCATTGTTAACTGTGCAGTTCCATTACATGAAATCATTGGGCtcatttttcttctgagacatgTTTACTATAGCTTCTTTTATTGAACCCTGCTAAGAAAATTATACATCATGATTCCCAAATCGGCGGAATGACCATTATGGTCTCATCCTCAATTCTGTTTGAATTTGGGGCATGGTAGTCCCTGGTCTGTagtgaataaaaaatgaaaaagcttcATGCTAAATTCTGTGTGTTGTTCTTGTGGCCACCTCTGAATTATGTTGTCTCAGGATTTATAGTTGTCTTTCCCAGGTCAGAATCCGTCATTGTATTTCATAAGCAGTGGCTAGGAGATCTAGGATAACCACTTCACTGTGCATGTCTTAGGACATCCAAGGATCCCTAAGAGGGTAGACTGGAGTGGCAGAATATCCTCACAGTTCGAATTTACTTTGGGCATCTTCCTAAAATCAACCACTTTTGTCAAAAGGCCCTCGCCAAATGCTCTGCCACTTGATGCCTTTGCCCATGCTGTATGTCTTGGAGCACCACTTTTCCCTTTCATTCTGAGAGATGCCCTTCAAGTTCACTGAGAATGTCAATTCCCTAATTTTAGCTTTCCCTGGTCCCTTCATCCCCTAGGAAGGGCAGGACTAattactccatatatatatatatatatatatatatatatatatatatatattatatatatatatgttttatacacacacacacacacacacacacattctgtgTGAGGCACTGAGGATTCAAAGATGAATGGAAGTTTCTTCCCTGCCGTTTCCTATCCCATATCTCAGGCTCAGTTCTGGGAGACAAGCAAAAATTCAGCAGTGTGACTAATGCTATGTATCAGATGATGGAACTGCGGAGATGGAAGCTGTTTATAGAGTATTTTGATTATGCATCTGCCCTAGCACTTGCACTGTATTGCAGTTTATTTGTGTAACCGTCTTCTAGACTAGACTGTGCTTCTTAAGGTCAGGGACTGCATTTTACTCATCTCTGGGTCACCAGCACTTGGAGAGCTTCCCATATGCTAGCCGTCTGTATTATGAATCCAGAGATGAAAGATGTGGTCCCTATGCTTAAGGAACTTTTTTCTTGGTGGAGGAGATAGACACATCATGTTCAGATTTCAGAAAGGATGATAGGGGAACATAGAGGAAAAATATCTCACAATCTGGGAAAATGCTGTCAGGGAAAATTAGAGAAAGTGTTGCTTAACTTGGCATTTGAAGGCCATTTGAGTCAAGAATAGAATTCAAGGCAAGATGCAGCTAGAGAGATTGTATGAGGGTGTTCTGAGATTTATGTCAAAGGCCATAGAGAGCCATTGAGAGGTTTTAAAGGATGTCCTATTAACAGACCAGAGGCAGACGGACCAGTTGGTAGGGGCCTTGAATTTTTCCAGGTAAGAGGAGTACCTGACGTAAAGCAGTAACTGAGCTATGGAGGGGTCAGCTTGGCTGCGGGTTGTGATGAGAACAAATGACTGCCAGGTTTCTGAGTTGGGTAAGTCGCAAGTGGTGCCAGTCACTGGGACAGGAAATATAAGACTGTTCTAAGACAGCGCTCTCCTGATGCTTCTGTCTCTCCTCTGACAGCCTTCGTTACTCATCCCTCAGTGTGGCTGAGGAACAAAGGGGAACTATGCCCATACTCCAGAAGCTCCCCCACTAGAGGTCTGCCCATTCCAGCCATTGTGGCTCCTACCTATGCGTGAAGAAGCCTCCTTTGAAGGGACCCTTTTCTGGCTGTAGCAGGTGCCTTGCCATCTCCACCAAGATGCGAAAGTCCTTGGGAAGCAGAACTGCCTTGCAGATCTAAGGCCATTGTGAAAGCTGCTTTCCCATCTGTGTCTTTGCTCAAGGCcagatttctgtttgtttctgtttgtgtggTCCAAAGAAAGGCTACTTCTGATTCTTAGAATGGATTATCATTTTCTAATCTCATTTTTTGTTGGGCACCTGAGGATTCCAGACAAAGCTGTGCTTTATTCCATCTGACATCACAATAACAGTTGCTGTGACCAGCTGCATAGGTCAGGGTGAATTGCCCAGGTTCATGTAGCTTCTCCAGTCAGCTgccatggtggcagcaagagccTTGATCTCATTGCGGGTACTTGTTTTCAAATTTAATCCCTCCATGTCTGTCATATTAGATATGAGTCATGGCATCAAAAATGTATCAGGGGTTCAAGGTGGGTTTGATGCAACCCATTCTTCTTCCCCTCCAAGTTTCTGGCTTATGGAGAGTTCATACAAGGATTGTCAGGAAAATGGAGAACACCTTTATTACAGCCTGAGCATGTGTTCAATAAATCCCCCCAAAGTAGGGCATTTAGTAAATTCAGGGGGCGAATGTGGCTTAGGCCCTCCCTGGGACCTGCATGCTctgatgtggtggcaggtgagcAAGGTTTACAGAGCAGGAGCAGAGTCCATTTTCTCAGCTAGCAGTGAAGCCTCCAGGCTGGCTTACATCCTCAGCCAGGGAGAGCAGTGGGGATGGAGTGCCTTCTCTCTGTGGTCACCTCCAACTCAAGTGAGCAGGTAGCAAGGAGAGAGTTGAGAGGCCAGGGCCTCTGGGTCAGAACATGGGGTCCAGTTTGAAGCCACAGCCTCGTTTACACTTCTCAGGCCTACTATGCAGAGTTAAACAGAGCCCACCGAACCTAGCTTCTCCatgttgagcatccctaatccaaaaatccgaAAACTGAAGTGCTCCTAAATCCAAAACTTCTTGAGTGCGGACAAGACACTTTAAGGaaatgctcaacctgtataatgccagattttaaaatccaaaaaaatacCTGAAACACTTCTCCCAAATACTTGTTCCCAAGCATTCAGTTACAGGATACTCAGCCTGTAGTGCTTCTGAGGCCTGTTGTGGACACACTGAATTGAGGTATGTGTATCTTCAGCGGGGACTAAGTGAGGACCAAGTGGAAGGTAGGCAAGTTGGATATTACAGATCCCAGCCCAGAGATGAAGGCTGGATAACACATTTGTTGAAGTATAGGTAAGTGCAATTGTGAGTTTTCATGCAGTTTGAAAGGAGTGGATAAAGATCTTTTATTTGTCAAACTTCTAAAATATTCTTCTGAACAATTGTTCTTGGGctcttatttcaaaaattatattctgCCGATCAGTCTGTGACTGTCATTACCTTTGAAAGGGCAAACAGTCTCTATCCTCATTCTGGTTTCCAGCCCCTGACAGAATCACTTTAAGAGGAACATTACATATTGTTCTAAGCTGAAATTTAGAACTACAATGAGCACCCCAGTCTGAAGAGTTTGGCTCAGTTTGTTACTGTGACTCCATTGAGGTGTTACTCCTGGCTGAAGTTTGCTTAGTATTATAAGGCAGCCAAGGTCTCCTAATAATGTCATGGGCCAATATTCATAACTTACTAGGGTCTAACTAGGCTTTTTATCTGAACAGGCTTTAAATTCTTAACAAACTCTGGTTATGTAAATACGTTGTTTTAgggtaaaataaaatcattgaaaTGAGTGTATCACTTTAATTGTATTAGCACCTTTCAAGTGGCCACATTTGTTTGGACAGTTTCCACaaggagaagaaataaattaacagAATTATGCATGGGATGTGTTCCTTTCTAGTTAAAGCAACAGAGAAGATTTCAGAGGGAAACATTCATATGCTGTCAGCTGCCAAGAAATAGGACTATGTTTTCTTTAACAGGAGAgaaaatatctcaataaatcaTAAGTTGTAGATTTATTAGGAAAATGCACCAACATATTCTCTGCTTGAAACTCATACATCTTACATAAAAGGAAATCATCAGCATTTCAGACAAACCTTTATTGGAGGGTAAAATCACTTAAGATTTGCTAgttgcctattttttttaaatcatcttttcCAGCGATAATCTGCTAAAGCATCCTTCCACCCTCTTTGTTCTCCAGAATGCCAGCCCCTCTCAAGGTAGAGGAGCTGGAGAAGCCTGCACTGGGCCGGGTCCAAGGAAGCCTGTGATTTACTCCTGTGGCTTGATGAGACCAAGTCATGTGCATATGGTGGATTATTTTTcctgactttgtctcaaaattttGTGTAGAAAGGATGACGATTATTAGATTTTTCCAGGGGCTTGAGGTATAGGAATGGGGAAACTGTATATGGAAATCATGAAACTGAATTATGagttttggcaaaaaaaaaaaaaaaaattctcaactgTGAATTAAAGGTCAAAGGCAAGAACACTGTAAATTGTGCACGAGGAGGAATCTGGAGAAGGGTAACCTGTGGCCTTTGTTGTCATTGAGGACAAAgcaatataaaatgcaaaagaaaatgggTTTAAATGCAGGAGAAGGGAATCGGGTTAATCACAAAGAAAGGCTTCTACTCCAGAAACATTTCCATCTGGAAGTTCTAAGAATTGAATGAACAATCTTGTATTTGGAGGCAGAGTAGTAAATGAAGTGCCTAGAGAGAAATGCTGCATGTATCGTGTTTCTGTTGTTTCACAGTTTTTCATAGTGGGCAGCCATATTGTTGTATTCACCTCTTTccccttatttttattatttatttatttatttgtttattttttatttttctgagagtctcactctgtcgcccaggctggagtgcagtggcgcaatcttggctcactgcaagctccgcctcccggggtcatgccattctccttgcctcagcctcccgagtagctgggactacaggtgcccgccaccatgcccagctaattttttgtatttttagtagaggcagggtttcaccgtgttagccaggatggtctcgatctcctgacctcgtaatccgccctccttggccttccaaaatgctgggattacaggcatgagctactgtgcccggctttttttttttttttttgaggcggggcttgctctgttgcccaggctggatggcaatggtgcaatcatagctcactacagcttccatctcctgggctcaagtgatcctcccacctcagcctcccaagtagctgggaccgctgggaccacaggcacatgcccaccatgcctagctatttttttttctttatttttaatagagatgaggtccactatgttgcccaggctggtctcacactcctgagctcaagcaatcctccctccttggcctcccaaagtgctgggattacagtcatgaaccaccacacctggcccaaatatCTCTCTCTTTGTAAAGGCTTTTAAAATTGTGTGTGCATTCTCTCTGAGATTCTGTAAGTGCAAAGGACTTACTGTGTTTCTCATTAATAAGATAATAGGTATTTAATAAGTATCtactgaatgaaaacaaatgaatgccTCTTTGAACTATGGCCTCTTCTCTGAATATCTTTGAATTAGGATCATTTATTTGATGAGTATTTTTTTGAGCACCTCATGTAAGCCTGGCACTCTTCTGGGAGTAAAGTAGTG
This window encodes:
- the CAVIN4 gene encoding caveolae-associated protein 4 isoform X2, whose protein sequence is MTKHELKNRLSSVTEDEDQDAALTIVTVLDKVASIVDSVQASQKRIEERHREMENAIKSVQIDLLKLSQSHSNTGHIINKLFEKTRKVSAHIKDVKARVEKQQIHVKKVEVKQEEIMKKNKFRVVIFQEKFRCPTSLSVVKDRNLTENQEEDDDDVFDPPVDLSSDEEYYVEESRSARLRKSGKERIDNIKKAFSKENMQKTRQNLDKKVNRIRTRIVTPERRERLRQSGERLRQSGERLRQSGERFKKSISNAAPSKEAFKMRSLRKGKDRTVAEGEECAREMGVDITARSESLGPISELYSDELSEPEHEAARPVYPPHEGREIPTPEPLKVTFKSQVKVEDDESLLLDLKHSS
- the CAVIN4 gene encoding caveolae-associated protein 4 isoform X1, encoding MEHNGSASNADKIHQNRLSSVTEDEDQDAALTIVTVLDKVASIVDSVQASQKRIEERHREMENAIKSVQIDLLKLSQSHSNTGHIINKLFEKTRKVSAHIKDVKARVEKQQIHVKKVEVKQEEIMKKNKFRVVIFQEKFRCPTSLSVVKDRNLTENQEEDDDDVFDPPVDLSSDEEYYVEESRSARLRKSGKERIDNIKKAFSKENMQKTRQNLDKKVNRIRTRIVTPERRERLRQSGERLRQSGERLRQSGERFKKSISNAAPSKEAFKMRSLRKGKDRTVAEGEECAREMGVDITARSESLGPISELYSDELSEPEHEAARPVYPPHEGREIPTPEPLKVTFKSQVKVEDDESLLLDLKHSS